Proteins from a single region of Candidatus Omnitrophota bacterium:
- the amrS gene encoding AmmeMemoRadiSam system radical SAM enzyme has protein sequence MKRCLLIFLLICLVFSISYSSEKPQEALFYKKLENNAVQCLLCPRFCLIAENNRGFCRVRENKSGKLYSISYARPVAIHVDPIEKKPLFHFLPSSKAFSIATAGCNLRCQFCQNWEISQRNPDEIRYENLDPQQIVSMAVDSGSPVIAYTYTEPTIFYEYMLDTARLARQAGLKNVIHSAGFINEEPLRKLAKYLDAADIDLKAFNDDYYAKICGGSLEPVLNTLKVLKNENVHLEITTLILPGLNDNPDEIRAMCKWIKENLGADTPLHFSRFFPMYKLIALSPTPVSTLEKLRSIAMEEGLEYVYIGNVGGNAGENTYCPKCKKTVIGRKGYFIEQINVENGMCKFCKEKIAGVWN, from the coding sequence ATGAAGAGATGCTTACTAATTTTTTTACTCATTTGTTTAGTCTTTAGCATATCTTATTCCTCCGAAAAGCCGCAAGAAGCACTTTTCTATAAGAAATTAGAAAATAATGCTGTGCAGTGCTTGCTCTGCCCCAGATTTTGTCTTATTGCTGAAAATAACAGGGGATTTTGCCGGGTAAGAGAAAACAAATCCGGCAAATTATATTCTATTTCTTATGCCAGGCCCGTAGCAATACATGTGGACCCTATTGAAAAGAAACCTCTTTTTCATTTCTTACCTTCATCTAAAGCATTTTCTATAGCTACCGCAGGATGTAATCTGAGATGCCAGTTTTGCCAGAACTGGGAGATATCACAAAGAAACCCGGATGAAATAAGGTATGAAAATTTAGACCCCCAGCAAATCGTTAGCATGGCTGTTGATTCGGGCTCTCCCGTAATAGCCTACACATATACTGAACCGACAATATTTTATGAATATATGCTTGATACAGCCAGGCTAGCAAGGCAAGCTGGTTTAAAAAATGTAATACATTCCGCAGGTTTCATCAATGAGGAGCCCTTAAGAAAACTGGCCAAATATCTGGATGCTGCGGATATAGATTTAAAGGCATTTAATGATGATTATTATGCTAAGATTTGCGGAGGCTCGCTTGAGCCGGTTTTAAATACGCTTAAAGTGTTAAAGAATGAAAATGTTCATTTGGAAATAACCACTTTGATCCTTCCCGGCTTAAACGACAATCCTGATGAAATACGGGCAATGTGCAAATGGATTAAGGAAAATCTTGGGGCTGACACCCCTTTACATTTTTCCAGGTTTTTCCCTATGTATAAACTTATAGCGCTTAGCCCGACTCCCGTATCTACGCTTGAGAAATTAAGGTCTATTGCCATGGAAGAAGGTTTGGAGTACGTATATATAGGTAACGTCGGCGGAAATGCCGGAGAAAATACCTATTGCCCTAAATGTAAAAAGACCGTTATAGGGAGAAAAGGGTATTTTATAGAACAAATAAATGTTGAAAACGGAATGTGCAAATTCTGCAAAGAGAAAATTGCAGGAGTATGGAATTGA
- the amrB gene encoding AmmeMemoRadiSam system protein B, which translates to MLKTECANSAKRKLQEYGIDMPRLIKLIIITIVFHFSTVNLAFAEKVVPHTASGTFYPAAKRELSLLVDKLMAQVESPTFPGRVFVLVSPHAGYGYSGKIAASAYAQIRNKPYNLVVIIGPSHYFAFNKIAVYPEGYFSTPLGNLKIDERFAKALLESSPDIIAEPGAFQKEHSIEVQLPFLKKVLPDAMIVPVVMGDCTFVDCKLLAESLKKLIEGRDDVLVIVSTDMYHGYDYEEASRTDQATIEVIKQMQAEELYYGLREGKYQMCGGFGMVSALILAKELGHNKVKGVDYTNSAVVTGKKTKGNWTVGYFSCAINNKEDTFMLSPSDQKRLLDIARLAISEYLLKGKKVDLKEELSPLNVKTGAFVTLHEHGELRGCIGNLTSDKPLYLTVRDMAIEAAVGDPRFPKLTEQELKDVELEISVLSPLKKIDDVKEIEMGRDGVLIRKGFNSGVFLPQVATETGWDKEEFLSYLCQHKAGLAPDAWKDKQTDIYTFTAQVFSEK; encoded by the coding sequence ATGTTGAAAACGGAATGTGCAAATTCTGCAAAGAGAAAATTGCAGGAGTATGGAATTGATATGCCGAGGCTTATAAAATTAATAATTATTACTATAGTTTTTCATTTTTCTACAGTTAATCTTGCTTTTGCTGAAAAAGTTGTGCCTCATACTGCCAGTGGCACGTTTTATCCTGCCGCTAAACGGGAGTTGTCATTACTGGTTGATAAATTAATGGCGCAAGTTGAAAGCCCGACTTTTCCCGGAAGAGTATTTGTTTTGGTGTCGCCTCATGCTGGTTATGGATATTCAGGCAAGATAGCAGCTTCAGCATATGCTCAAATACGTAATAAGCCGTATAATCTGGTAGTAATAATAGGCCCAAGCCATTATTTTGCATTTAATAAAATTGCTGTTTATCCGGAAGGTTATTTTTCTACTCCTTTAGGCAATCTTAAAATAGATGAAAGGTTTGCTAAGGCACTCTTAGAGAGCAGCCCGGATATAATAGCTGAGCCTGGAGCTTTTCAAAAAGAGCATAGTATTGAAGTACAGTTACCGTTTCTAAAGAAGGTTTTACCTGATGCTATGATTGTCCCTGTAGTTATGGGTGATTGTACATTTGTTGACTGTAAGCTACTTGCTGAATCTCTAAAAAAACTGATTGAAGGCAGGGACGATGTTTTAGTCATTGTTTCTACTGATATGTATCATGGTTACGATTATGAAGAGGCTTCCAGGACAGACCAGGCTACAATAGAAGTAATCAAGCAGATGCAGGCAGAGGAGCTTTATTATGGCTTAAGGGAAGGTAAATATCAGATGTGCGGAGGTTTTGGTATGGTATCGGCGCTTATTCTTGCTAAAGAGCTGGGCCACAATAAAGTTAAGGGCGTCGATTACACTAATTCAGCGGTGGTCACCGGCAAGAAAACAAAGGGGAATTGGACCGTCGGTTATTTTAGCTGTGCAATTAATAATAAGGAGGATACCTTTATGTTGAGCCCTAGCGATCAAAAAAGATTATTGGATATAGCCCGGCTTGCAATATCGGAATATTTATTAAAAGGCAAAAAAGTTGATTTAAAAGAGGAGCTTTCTCCGTTGAATGTCAAGACAGGCGCTTTTGTGACTTTGCATGAGCATGGAGAATTGCGCGGTTGTATCGGCAATTTGACTTCAGATAAGCCGTTGTATCTTACTGTGCGCGATATGGCGATTGAAGCTGCTGTCGGAGACCCGAGATTTCCAAAGCTGACCGAGCAGGAATTAAAAGATGTAGAATTAGAGATCTCCGTTCTTTCACCTCTAAAGAAAATTGATGATGTTAAAGAGATAGAGATGGGTAGAGACGGTGTATTAATCCGCAAAGGATTTAATAGCGGGGTATTCTTGCCGCAGGTTGCCACAGAGACAGGCTGGGACAAGGAAGAATTCTTGTCTTATCTTTGCCAGCACAAGGCAGGCCTTGCGCCTGACGCATGGAAAGATAAGCAGACAGATATCTATACGTTCACCGCGCAGGTCTTTTCCGAAAAATAA
- a CDS encoding 16S rRNA (uracil(1498)-N(3))-methyltransferase: protein MHLLDYGKDYNMARLFLSDPKVISGRISIEEPASIHYLRDVLRSRQHDTVIVFDGKGREYICSVETISEKIVLIVREESAAVKREGNVVITCACAIPKNSRMDDIIDKLTQLGVDRIIPLITERTQVKLDKKRRLIKHERWEKIAIAASQQSQRVSLPKIDLVTEFDDFISLTNRFDVKLMPNLVGKTKHLSQLLNSLGKNILVAIGPEGDFSQAEVDTAIKNGFISVSLGDTVLRVETAAVSIVSFLRLVSY from the coding sequence ATGCATTTATTGGATTATGGAAAGGACTATAATATGGCAAGGTTATTTTTATCTGATCCAAAAGTAATTAGCGGGAGAATATCCATAGAAGAACCTGCAAGTATACATTACCTTAGGGATGTATTGCGTTCCAGGCAGCACGATACAGTAATAGTTTTTGATGGTAAGGGCAGGGAATATATATGTTCAGTTGAAACCATTTCTGAAAAAATAGTACTTATAGTCAGAGAAGAATCCGCAGCCGTTAAGAGAGAAGGCAACGTTGTAATAACCTGTGCCTGCGCAATCCCGAAAAACTCACGGATGGATGATATTATCGATAAGCTTACCCAGCTTGGGGTAGACAGGATAATACCTTTGATTACCGAGCGTACCCAGGTAAAACTGGATAAGAAGAGGCGATTGATTAAGCATGAACGTTGGGAAAAGATAGCAATTGCGGCTTCGCAGCAGAGCCAGAGAGTATCTCTGCCTAAAATAGATTTGGTTACGGAGTTTGATGATTTCATTTCCCTAACTAATAGATTTGATGTTAAACTTATGCCAAATCTCGTCGGTAAGACTAAACATTTAAGCCAGCTGTTAAATTCATTAGGAAAGAACATTCTGGTTGCAATAGGCCCGGAAGGAGATTTTAGCCAGGCTGAAGTCGATACCGCAATAAAAAATGGATTTATATCAGTCTCGCTTGGCGATACGGTAT
- a CDS encoding sulfite exporter TauE/SafE family protein: MISAVLMFFLLGLSFGSGPCLLSCGPIILPLIAATQKSIPKSILLYLFFSVARVAVYMVLSFLIFKLGKDLFEAHFSGMVKYFYLTGGILIVSSGAALLFKNNLQESLCSRFVKSCFGGSARPAVIMGVVLGALPCLPLVTVFSYIGFASKSPLASILYSLSFGIGTVLSPLLIMSAGAGFIGKIFQDNIKFVRVLNYCSAIIIIVLGLQILLNAFIGLWKGL, encoded by the coding sequence ATGATAAGCGCAGTATTAATGTTTTTTTTATTAGGGCTTTCTTTTGGAAGCGGGCCATGCCTTTTAAGCTGCGGTCCGATAATACTACCGCTCATTGCTGCAACACAGAAAAGCATACCAAAAAGCATTTTGCTTTATTTGTTTTTTTCTGTTGCCAGGGTAGCCGTTTATATGGTCTTATCTTTCCTGATTTTTAAGTTAGGTAAAGATTTGTTTGAGGCACACTTTTCCGGCATGGTTAAGTATTTCTATTTAACCGGCGGGATATTGATAGTAAGTTCGGGGGCGGCGCTGTTATTTAAAAACAACCTTCAGGAGTCTCTTTGCAGCAGGTTTGTTAAATCCTGCTTTGGCGGCAGCGCCAGGCCCGCAGTTATTATGGGGGTTGTCCTTGGCGCCCTTCCTTGTCTGCCTCTTGTGACTGTTTTTTCTTATATAGGTTTTGCATCTAAAAGCCCTCTTGCGAGTATTTTATATAGCCTGTCTTTTGGCATTGGAACGGTTTTATCCCCATTATTAATAATGTCTGCCGGCGCTGGTTTTATCGGAAAGATTTTTCAAGATAATATAAAATTTGTCCGTGTTTTAAATTATTGCTCTGCAATAATCATTATCGTTTTGGGGCTGCAAATATTGCTTAATGCATTTATTGGATTATGGAAAGGACTATAA